The window TACAGGTGCGCAGCATCATTGCCTCGATCATGCACCGGGTTAACCGCTATCTGGTCGTCAAGACCGCTGTCAGCGCGGCCACGGCAGTGATTGTCTGGGGGGTTTTCACCGTCGCGGGCCTGGAGCTTTCGGGCCCCATCGCGATGATGACCTTCGTGCTGAACTTCATTCCCTCGGTCGGCTCGATCATCGCCACACTGATCGCCTTTGTCCTGTCCTACGTGCTTAGCGCCGATATCAGCGTGGCCGTCATGGTCGGGCTGGCTTGCACGCTGACACAATTCCTGATCGGCAATGTTCTGGATCCGATGCTGCTGGGCCAGACGCTGCGGCTGTCCAGCTTTGGCATCATCCTGTCGTTGGCCTTCTGGGGTGCGGTATGGGGCGTGCCGGGCATGTTTCTGGCGGTACCGATCATGGTGGCGCTGATGATCGTCTGCGCCCATATCCCCTGGCTCAGACCGGTTGCGGTAATGCTGTCACGCGAAGGCCTGCCAGAGGACGGCATGAGCGATGAGGAAATCGTCAATGGCGGCAGCACCGGCCCGCAGGTTCAGCCCGTTGAACCGAC is drawn from Paracoccus tegillarcae and contains these coding sequences:
- a CDS encoding AI-2E family transporter, whose product is MQTGFLGLIAFSLLLFVLVQARFILIALAIAIIIFSLTSDAIGAISRQKVPSWLATTLALLGIALGLLWLSTTIVSQVNQVVFTAITYAEQAQAVLPSLTERLGPNVSQAVQTAINNTDFVGWIRSAAGGASGLLSGSVLVILFVGFMFAERVWFPLKVERLTGDPVQALQVRSIIASIMHRVNRYLVVKTAVSAATAVIVWGVFTVAGLELSGPIAMMTFVLNFIPSVGSIIATLIAFVLSYVLSADISVAVMVGLACTLTQFLIGNVLDPMLLGQTLRLSSFGIILSLAFWGAVWGVPGMFLAVPIMVALMIVCAHIPWLRPVAVMLSREGLPEDGMSDEEIVNGGSTGPQVQPVEPTPPEELKPVARKSVM